From the Argonema galeatum A003/A1 genome, the window GAGCATCAATAATTTTATCGCTCTGACGCACCCTACTGAATGTAACTTGCATTACGTAAGAGCAGTATTGTTTTATGCTCTTGACGTATCTAGTCTACCCGTGTTAGACCCGGTGTAGTTAAATCAGGAGAAAAAATAGTGGCTTTTCCACAAGACTGGAAAACATGGGAAACAGAAGTCTCCAAACTTGTCGCCAGGGCATGGTTAGATAGGGACTTCTGCGATAGCTTTGTCGCCGACCCGGCGGGAACGCTCCAGGAAGCAGGGCTGGTTCTGGAAGATTTCGTCGAAGTTCAAATCAATCAGAACCCAGATGCAGTGCCCACCCTAAAAGCAGGTGAAGGAGGGACTGTAGTCTACGAACTGCCCCTGCCTCCCAAGCCCAGCACACTCACAGACGAAGAGATTAGTGATTGGGCTGAGGGCCGGGTAAATGTAGCGCCCCCTACTATACTCGTTTGTTGCTAAAGCCCGTCCTGCCTCGTGCGGGTTGTTGTTCCAGCCCGTGCGAGGTTCTCCCCCGCTCAGATAGAAAGTTAGAGCGGGGGCTTGCGCTTTGAAGAGAAATATTGTATTGTTCGGTAAATTTAGTCGCTGATACAGACGAGGGCGCAGGCGTTGCATGAGGGCATAAAAATTGTTGAAAAAATGCGATCGCTGATACAGACGAGGGCGCAGGCGTTGCATGAGCGCATAAAAATTGTTGAAGAAATGCGATCGCTTACTGCCCGAATGCTTCGCCCCTACCCACACATCACATCGGATTGTTTTTTTGTCAATTTCGACTCGTTCCCAGGTTGCACCTGGGAACGAGGCAACGGGCCAAAGAATCTCTTGTTTGCCCGCTCACCCGCTGGGGAATCAATTCCCCAGCTAATAGCGAAAGTCCATTAAAATGGACTGTCAGATTTAATATTCAGTCCTTTTGAGAGTGGTTCGGGGGGCGATCGTAGACTTTAATCTCGATGATATCGTCAAATGGTCTGTTGCGATCGTTGGTTAAATTTTTACCGCAGATGAAGACAGATAAACGCAGATAAACGCAGATAAGAAGAAGAACAGGAATTTTTTAGGTAAGCGATGGATAAGGATATGATATAATTTGATAGCAAAAAAACACTCGTCATTGTTTTAAAGGCCGCTTTCATGGATGTAACGATCCGACAGGCAACTACCGACGACACCGACAGATGTGGAAGTGTAATCTATCTTGCCTTTAAAGGAATAGCCGATCGCTATCAAGTTCCTTCTTTTTTCCCCACCCAGGAATTTGCCACTGAGGTAATAGATTCTTTAATCGCCAATCCCTCAGTTTTTGGTGTAGTTGCGGAAAGCGACAGTCAAATAGTTGGTGCGAACTTCCTCGACGAAAGCGATATCATCCGCAAAATTGGGCCGACAGCGGTTCATCCCGATTTCCAATCTCGCAAAATAGGCAGAAAACTAATGGAAGCCTTGCTGGAGAGAGGTCGAGAAGCTGTGAGTATTCGTCTGATTCAAGAAGCATCAAATACGACATCCCTCTCATTATACGCTTCTGTTGGTTTCGATGTCAAGGAACCTGCTGTTTTGATCGGCGGCAAACCGAAAAGCAAGCCAGACCCGACAATTGAAATCAGGCCCCTCCAGGAGTCAGATTTAGAAGAGTGCGCGGCCCTCTGCAAGCAGGTTTACGGATTTGAGCGGTTTCAGGAGTTGCAGCAAGCGATCGAACATTTTTCCCCTTTTGTCGCAGTTATCCAAAACCGCATCATCGCTTATGCGACTGCTACCAACTTCTTCGGACATGGAGTAGCCAAAAACGAAGCAGATATGCAAGCATTGCTATTAGGCATTGCGGCAGCAGGCGACGATCCTTTATCCTTAATAGTGCCTCTTTGTCAAGCTTCCTTCTTTCGCTGGTGTCTGGGCGAAGGTTTCCGCGTCATCAATACAGTAAACATCATGGCACTGGGTGAGTATTTTGAACCCCAAGGTTGCTATTTCTCATCTGTAGCTTACTAACAGGGCAGAGGGGCAACCCCACCCCCTGCCCCTCCCCGCCCCACGGGGAGGGGAGAAGGAGAGAGGGGGCAGAGGGGCAGAGGGGCAGAGGGGCAGAGGGGCAGGGGGGCAGAGGGGCAGGGGAGAAAGGAAATAAAAATGTTATAGAGTGAAAAAAAGCATAGTAACTCCGAAAGAGCAGAAAAAATATCAAAATGTACAATAAACCAAAATTTAAAAGTTGTTATAGAGTCGAAGTGATAGAATCTGTCGGTGTATTCCTGCTAGCCGAATCAGATTATTTTTTATTAACTGGTCGCCTTTATGAGTTATTGGCCCCGCTGCTTGATGGCGATCGTACTGTTGACGACATCATCAAACACCTGCAAGGAAAAGCATCCACCACCGAGCTTTATTATACTTTGATGTTGATGGAACAGAAAGGCTACATCGTCGAGAACGACGATTCTATCCCAACTGAAGTAGCCATTTTCTGGGATAGCTTGAATGTCGATTCCTTCCAAGCCACAAGCCGATTGAAATCTACCAAGGTTGCTGTGAGATCGATCGGTAATGTCACAACCAACGAATTTATCGACAGACTGAAATCCCTCAATATTCAAGTATCCGATTCAGGCGATATTGCCGCCGTCTTAACCGATGATTATCTGCAAGAAGATCTGGCTACATTTAACCAAAAAGCTTTAGAATTACAACAACCCTGGATACTCATCAAGCCAGTGGGAAAAATTATTTGGATCGGCCCGATTTTCCAGCCCGGAAAAACAGGCTGTTGGGAATGTCTGGCTCAACGTCTGCGTGCCAACCGCCCCGTAGAAAGCTTTATCCAGAGACAAAAAGGTATTTCATCAACAACACCTCTGCAAACCCACCAAGGTGTGCTTCCTTCCACATGGCAAACGGGATTAAATATTGCCACAACTGAAATCGCTAAATGGATTGTTCAGGGAGAGAACAAATCTATAGAAGGAACTTTAATCACTTTTGAAACTATATCTCTGAAAACCAAAAATCACACTTTGGTCAAGCGTCCGCAATGTCCGGCTTGCGGAGAAGCGCAATATCTTTACAACAGAGAACCTTTACCCATTCTGCTCAAAAGCGGTGATAAAAATTTCACCAGCGACGGCGGACACCGTTCTTTTTCACCAGAAGAAACGATCGAGAAATACAAACACCATATCAGCCCGATTACGGGGGCCATCAGATCGCTAAAGCAAATTCGCGTCTCAGAAACAAACTTAACAAATGTCTATGTAGCAGGCCATAATTTTGCGACCATGTTTGACGGTTTATACTTTTTGCGTGAAAATCTGCGCGGCAAAAGTGCGGGGAAAGGTAAAACCGACATTCAAGCAAAAGCCAGCGCCCTTGGGGAAGCTGTAGAAAGATATTCTGGAGTATTTCAAGGAGACGAAATCAGACAAAAAGGCACATACAAAGAAATGGGCGCATCTGCCATTCACCCCAATACTTGTATGAACTTTAGCGAATTCCAATACCAAACGAGGTCGGAATGGAATGTCAAATG encodes:
- a CDS encoding GNAT family N-acetyltransferase encodes the protein MDVTIRQATTDDTDRCGSVIYLAFKGIADRYQVPSFFPTQEFATEVIDSLIANPSVFGVVAESDSQIVGANFLDESDIIRKIGPTAVHPDFQSRKIGRKLMEALLERGREAVSIRLIQEASNTTSLSLYASVGFDVKEPAVLIGGKPKSKPDPTIEIRPLQESDLEECAALCKQVYGFERFQELQQAIEHFSPFVAVIQNRIIAYATATNFFGHGVAKNEADMQALLLGIAAAGDDPLSLIVPLCQASFFRWCLGEGFRVINTVNIMALGEYFEPQGCYFSSVAY
- a CDS encoding TOMM precursor leader peptide-binding protein — protein: MYNKPKFKSCYRVEVIESVGVFLLAESDYFLLTGRLYELLAPLLDGDRTVDDIIKHLQGKASTTELYYTLMLMEQKGYIVENDDSIPTEVAIFWDSLNVDSFQATSRLKSTKVAVRSIGNVTTNEFIDRLKSLNIQVSDSGDIAAVLTDDYLQEDLATFNQKALELQQPWILIKPVGKIIWIGPIFQPGKTGCWECLAQRLRANRPVESFIQRQKGISSTTPLQTHQGVLPSTWQTGLNIATTEIAKWIVQGENKSIEGTLITFETISLKTKNHTLVKRPQCPACGEAQYLYNREPLPILLKSGDKNFTSDGGHRSFSPEETIEKYKHHISPITGAIRSLKQIRVSETNLTNVYVAGHNFATMFDGLYFLRENLRGKSAGKGKTDIQAKASALGEAVERYSGVFQGDEIRQKGTYKEMGASAIHPNTCMNFSEFQYQTRSEWNVKCTNLFQKVPEPFDEEIEIEWTPVWSLTNDEVKYLPTGYCYYGYLNLPKPYFWADSNGSAAGNTLEEAILQGFMEVVERDSVALWWYNRIARPLVDLDSFDDPYFEALKNYYKSIDRELWVLDLTSDLNIPTFAAISRRTDKNIEDITLGFGTHFDPKVGISRALTEGNQMLPAVLSIADDGSTKYNFFDELTIEWWKTATLANQPYLIPDENVAPKVFADYPLQASDDLREDVMTCVKIAEKQGMEVLVLDQTRPDIELNVAKVIVPGMRHFWKRLAPGRLYDVPVKLGLLPESLRENQLNPFPIFF